The genomic DNA ctccctccctctctctatctctctctctctctctccctctctctatctatctatctatctctctccctctctctgtctctctctctctccctctccctctccctctctctctctctctctctctctctctctctctcacagattGCACTAAAGGtgcacaatttttttttgacagattATGATTAGCTGAGAAATTCACAAGAACAATCTTTCACAGTATACTCAACAgacgcagatataggaaactccgaaggcagtcgtaatatttacctagcaggctaggctaatgctgttgcgctaacgttagcaaacgtcggcgtagctagctgtctaaacttgtgaaaagccgaacatcacccccgtccaagctgtgtttcactttccctccaatattattatacacataataaagacacatggactcggtcgagaccaaaggCTATATTTAGcaacaccagtggcacagaccgagacaaGTCCGAGTCCAAATACCAGCGAGTCCGAGACCATAAAAAAACGGTCTTGAGTCCAAGACCGGACtagagtactacagccctggaTATcctaatatcgtgatatgacataagtgttgtcttttcctggttttaaaggctgcattacagtaaagtgatgtacttttctgaacttaccagactgttgttctattatttgccttttccccacttagacattatgtccacattactgatgattattcatcTAAAATCAAGCACCtattgactattggtgcttacGCTACAATATCGTTGGGGTATCAATATCGAGATATtgggtcaagaatatcgtgatatctgattttgtcaatatcgcccagccctaatgcatACCTTTTGTAATTCTTCCACTCTGCTCATTAGTaaccacttcctgtttgtgGTGTCTTTCAGGAGGACATGGCCGCTCACGTTGGAGCATCCCGAACTCCTCAGGAAGTCATGGAACACTATGTCACCATGTACATCCACGGAAACCTGGGCAAGGCCTGCATCCCTGACAACATTCCCAACCGGGTGACGGACCACACCTGCCCAAGCGGGGGGCCCCTGTCGCCGAGCCTCACCACGCCGCTGCCTCCGCTGGACATCAGCCTggcggagcagcagcagctgggcTACATGCCCCTACGGGACGACTACGAGATCGAATATGACCAGGACGCAGAGAAGCTCATCAGCGGGCTGTCTGTGAACTACGATGACGAGGATGTCGAAATTGAAATGAAGCGTGCCCACGTGGACATGTATGTGCGTAAGCTCCGAGAACGCCAGCGACGTAAGAATGTCGCCCGAGACTACAACCTGGTGCCCACGTTCCTGGGCCGAGACAAAAAAgacaaggagaaggagaaacCAGGAGCACTGGGAGTCACAGGCACTGCTGGTGGTGTGGGTGGAGCAGCAGCCGGCGGCGGCACTGCTGGATCAGGCTCTACGACAGCAGCGGGACCAGGTCCTGTTCCCAGCACGCCCAAAAGAAAGATCACCAAGGAAGAGAAGGAGCAGCGGGTCAGACTGCGGGGGTTGTGCCAGTTCATGGCCACACGGGAGTTTGAAGACTTGTTTGAGAACATGCATAAAGAGCGCGTGCTCAGGGCTAAGGTGCGCGAGCTGCAGCGCTACCGCCGCAACGGCATCGCACGCCTGGAGGAGTCTGCCGAATACGAAGCGGCGCGCCACAAACGGGAGAAACGCAAGGAGAACAAAAGCGTGGTCACCTCCAAACGGGGCagtggaggagggggcgggCTCGGCTCGGGGATGGGACTCGGGGTTGGAGCTGGAGGGGGTGGAGGCATTGCTGGAGGACTGGGGGCTGGCGGTGGGATCAAAGAGGAGGGAAAGGATGGCGAGTTTGCCGCCATCGAGAATCTGACGGGCTTCGAGCTGCTGTCGGATAGGGAGAAGGTGCTGTGTAACTCTCTGAATCTGAGCCCAGCACGCTACCTGACTGTCAAAACCATCATCATCAAAGATCACCTGCAGAAGAGGCAAGGCATCCCGGCCAAGAGCCGGCTGCCCAGCTACCTGGACAAGGTCCTCAAGAAGCGCATTCTCACCTTCCTCACGGAAAGTGGCTGGATTTCCCGAGACGCCTCGTAGCCATCCGTCTCGGCTCAGGAAGTCAAGAGTTGATGATTGCTGATAGCTGATTTGCTATGCGCTCCGTAGGCAGGACAAAActactggctttttttttttttgtcaaaagtgATCTTGTGAATATGTACATTGCAAAGAAAGAGGATGCCCCACTGGAAAAAAGAAAGTATATTTTCATACCAGGGCTAGGAACAAAAAGAAgccattatttttacatttggaaAGGGACGGGGCTGAAAAACTACTCAGTGGGTTCAAAGTACTTAGTGTCCATATTCTTACTACAGTACATGAATGAGAACTACAGTGCTAACAAGTTATACGTAGTGGCGGAGATATTTTAGTGTTGTTGCATCAGGTGCATTGAAGATTTCAAATCCAAACATTGACAGGGCAGATCCATGCTGAACAGAAGGGGAAATAAGATGCTACCATTCCCTGGAGTGTTTAAGAGTAGTTGTTGTCATGTGAATGGTTGACAGCATGGCACTGATGGCTGACACAAATGgtcactgttgttgttgtagatGTAGTTGTAGAACTCGCCCTAATGTGGTCCACTTTGTTAGCTGTTTCATCAGGTAAAGCTGGACTTTATAGAAAGAGCTAGCTGATTGGAATTTTCTAACATTTGAAGGCCTTAATTCCTAGAAACTGACATGCATCTTCAGTGAACTCTCAGTTCTCTGACTTATGTTTTTTCCTTCGTACTGCCGACAAGAGAAGGAAAAGACAAAGCAGCGGGGTTCAACCATCGTCTCGCTTTTCTTGCTACTGCCTGAAGGCAATTTGTATCAGGGTTGGACACGGAGGCTGGTATAGAGCTAGACCCACATATCTGCTGGTGTTAGCTCATCACTGATGTATCAGCACATATGTCAGCCAATAAGCAACAAGACATACaagtaaagaaatgccaaagacTATTACAATATCATTTCAAGACAGTGTTGTCATTACACagtctgtccaccagagagtGCTGCTGGCAAGTAAAACGTCCCACGCACTACATTTCTAGGACACAATTCTTATCCTAGGATCCTTATCATAAATACTCATTTGTTATATTtatggtataaaaaaaaagtatctattTAAAGCCCCTGAATTATTTCTTCtgacatttcatatttaaaatattcatgCTAAATGAGCAACAACCCAGGTTAAAAGACATCTTTAGATATTATTTATTCTGTTATTTTAACACTTAAAACCCCAGCTAGTCTGCTCCGTGAGGACTGTCAGTCACTTTAATCTGATGTGATCAAAAGTAGCCATTACTAACCCATTACTCATCAGAGCTGACTGAGAGAAGAACTTTTTTATGGCATTTGAATATCTATATATGCATTGGTTTCAAAAATCCTGTATCGGTCTGGCTGGTGTTAGTATTTTAATCCCGTTTTTGTTTGTCACCTGAAATTAGTATGGAGGAGAAACTCCACTTTTCAAATTTGACGTTATTAAAGCGGCTGTCATTTCACGGCAGCAGCTCTGAAATCCCAGAGGAGAACGGCACGTGAATGGGTCTTACCTAAGCTGAAACATTAGATTCAGATCTTTTTCCTGTAACTGTTGGGAAATTGGCCTTTGTGGGGGGAAATGCAAGTCCCGAGTAGCATTCGTTCTGTAGCGGTAGGTACTCGTTGCCCTAAAACTACAACTTTTTGTTGATGATAACGTTTTTTGTGGTCGCCAAAAAAAGGACTGGCCTCCCCTTCACTGTATAACTTGAGTTTCTTCTTCAACTGTGGAGAAGGATAATGTTCTGTTACGGTCACTAAGTCATCAGGCGGAGTCCAAACCATGTACCATTCTAGTCATACACTACAGTTGTATTTCAAatgtttcttattgtcaacaaatcccatgaaacgACCAAAACCACCAATGAAGTGATTCTAGCATCAAACTATCTAATATTGGGTGAATCCATACATCTTCTTCCTGTGTGTTCCATTGTCAATTCAAACATCAGTGAGTCTCACAGTTGCACTGGGTGATAGAGCTGTCAAAACGGGCCagtaaatattataaatatatcacacacacaggttcacATAGATTTAGATATCTGCTGTATTTGTGCACATTATTTCCATTCAAAGACAAACCAGTTCTACTTGTATAGGtatattttatttgaaaagaTCTCGATACATAGACACAGAGCTCTCTCTGGAGCGTGCAGGAGACTGCGGTCACGTATGTCGTTTGTAATCTGGTTATAATAACGACCGAGTCTCCTACCGTTCCTTAAAACTGTCCGACGATTTCCAGCGTCAGTCCAACGCAAGTTCCCAAATCTCCTCTTCTCTCGAGTCAGACATTTTAGTTGGCTTGTTTGCGGCGTTTTCTTCAacaatttgaatatatatatatagtcccCAACatatttcctcctgtttgagtaacttAAAAGCAACAATGACATCTTCCATAGGAACCAATGGGAAGCATTAAGAATTTGTTGACAATAGGGAAAATACTTTGATAAGAACCTCTGTAAGTGCTCTTTAATCTGTCTATCTCTGGCCTTAGAGGTACATGACTTGGAGAACCGCTGACCTAAAGCATGTGGGAAACATTCAGAGTGGGTCACATCCAGTACATAGACTTGTTTTTTTAGGCCATTGCAGCTGCTTAGCCAACCATAGCATAATCCATAGCTAACATGTTCTGATTGGAATTTGAGGTATTAGTCAGCCGTAGTGGGGTTATTGACGAGGCTGATTGAGCGACAGGCCTGGCATTTGATGCTGAAGCTGAGGAGAAGGTATGAGCATCATAATGGTATCGGTATCACAGGGGTCAGGTCAGCTCCAAAGGCCAAAATGCTGTCTGAACCAGAATGTTGCTAGCCCAGCGATCATGTTTGCTCCTTCAGATAACCCATAGACTGGGGTTGCTTTTCAGATTTTGACAGTGGTGTTGTTCTGCATGTGCAACCAAATGTTCCACATTGTTCCAAAATGGTGTGTTTTgctgtaaatgttttaaagaaaaaatacggcaattagattattattatttttctcagtGGGGGAATATTATTtgtacgggggggggggggggtttgcatACTTTGTCACCAACTGTAGATAATTTTGTAAGATAAATTGGAAAAAGAACCTATAATTACTGACCtgtgaaatgtacagtattttgtctcatggaaatgtttatagcttttgtaataaaaacaaaaaccagaTTTTTGGATTTGAAAGAAGCGTTTGTGACGGCAAGCT from Sander vitreus isolate 19-12246 chromosome 19, sanVit1, whole genome shotgun sequence includes the following:
- the tada2b gene encoding transcriptional adapter 2-beta, yielding MADLGKKYCVYCLTDVTNLRLRCTDCPDIELCPECFSAGAEIGNHRRWHGYQQVDGGRFTLWGPDAEGGWTSREEQSLLDAIEQYGFGNWEDMAAHVGASRTPQEVMEHYVTMYIHGNLGKACIPDNIPNRVTDHTCPSGGPLSPSLTTPLPPLDISLAEQQQLGYMPLRDDYEIEYDQDAEKLISGLSVNYDDEDVEIEMKRAHVDMYVRKLRERQRRKNVARDYNLVPTFLGRDKKDKEKEKPGALGVTGTAGGVGGAAAGGGTAGSGSTTAAGPGPVPSTPKRKITKEEKEQRVRLRGLCQFMATREFEDLFENMHKERVLRAKVRELQRYRRNGIARLEESAEYEAARHKREKRKENKSVVTSKRGSGGGGGLGSGMGLGVGAGGGGGIAGGLGAGGGIKEEGKDGEFAAIENLTGFELLSDREKVLCNSLNLSPARYLTVKTIIIKDHLQKRQGIPAKSRLPSYLDKVLKKRILTFLTESGWISRDAS